In Ctenopharyngodon idella isolate HZGC_01 chromosome 2, HZGC01, whole genome shotgun sequence, the following are encoded in one genomic region:
- the c2h5orf22 gene encoding UPF0489 protein C5orf22 homolog, with the protein MNTTPQKRVYPKLPVWIVEDHHEVVQHVYRAIGSKHIPMKDIKMVHLDSHPDLLIPVNMPADTVYDKETLLSELSIENWIMPMVYAGHVSHVVWLHPYWAQQIKEGEHSMCVGKDSSTTTIRVTSTDDYFLSDALYVPLDQLENPKELHLNVIRVDPVNSLQKRKHKNGQSGAKIPKAAVKEDSDVPFKRDTPCTSSSKPLDGSTASANASDTVMEAEEGSTSYITDKLLAVIEQTDPFILDIDLDFFSCKNPFKEMYTQEEYDLLQELYSFSRPQQDSNEEELVDCVERRTHQLEDLEAAFADLVEDDGQETVERLAANPGMKSLVRLVHSLKNRTQSPDYEMVHQAGLTCDYSELPHHISSEEEIQQMITAVQLFLEALPKPTIVTISRSSLDEYCPAEQVDSIQNSVLNILESLFGCLDVHREYESIPSESTSQAP; encoded by the exons atgaatacaaCCCCTCAGAAACGCGTGTATCCTAAACTACCCGTGTGGATTGTAGAGGATCATCATGAG GTTGTGCAACATGTATATCGTGCCATCGGCTCTAAACATATTCCTATGAAGGACATTAAAATGGTCCATTTGGACTCCCATCCTGATCTCCTTATCCCTGTGAATATGCCTGCTGATACGGTGTATGACAAAGAGACTCTGCTCAG TGAGCTGAGCATTGAGAATTGGATTATGCCAATGGTCTATGCTGGACACGTATCCCACGTAGTCTGGTTGCATCCGTACTGGGCTCAGCAGATCAAAGAAGGGGAGCACTCCATGTGTGTGGGGAAAGATTCATCCACGACCACCATCAG GGTGACAAGCACAGACGATTACTTTTTGAGTGACGCTCTTTACGTTCCACTGGATCAGCTGGAAAATCCAAAAGAGttacatttaaatgtcattCGAGTGGATCCTGTCAACAGTTTGCAGAAAAGAAAGCATAAAAATGGACAAAGCGGTGCTAAAATACCCAAAGCAGCTGTAAAGGAGGACAGTGATGTGCCATTCAAAAGGGACACCCCGTGCACTTCCTCTTCCAAACCGCTTGATGGCAGCACTGCATCAGCAAACGCCAGTGACACAGTCATGGAGGCTGAAGAGGGGTCAACAAGCTACATTACAGACAAGCTTTTAGCAGTTATAGAGCAAACTGATCCTTTCATACTTGACATTGACTTGGATTTTTTCTCCTGTAAGAACCCTTTCAAGGAGATGTATACACAG GAAGAGTATGATCTTCTTCAAGAGTTATACAGCTTTAGCAGGCCACAGCAGGATTCAAATGAG GAGGAGCTTGTAGATTGTGTAGAGAGACGCACACACCAGCTTGAAGACCTGGAGGCTGCGTTTGCTGACCTGGTTGAGGATGACGGCCAGGAAACTGTTGAACGTTTAGCAGCAAATCCCGG AATGAAATCTCTTGTCAGACTTGTACACAGTCTTAAGAATCGAACACAGTCACCGGACTATGAAATG GTACATCAAGCAGGCCTGACCTGTGATTACTCTGAACTCCCTCACCACATCAGCAGTGAGGAGGAGATCCAGCAAATGATCACGGCCGTGCAGCTCTTCCTGGAAGCTCTGCCCAAGCCCACCATTGTCACTATATCACG ATCCAGTTTGGATGAGTATTGCCCAGCAGAACAAGTGGATTCCATCCAAAACAGTGTACTGAACATTCTGGAGTCCCTCTTCGGCTGCTTAGATGTTCACAGAGAGTATGAATCAATACCATCAGAGAGCACATCACAAGCCCCATGA